The Phragmites australis chromosome 15, lpPhrAust1.1, whole genome shotgun sequence genome window below encodes:
- the LOC133892615 gene encoding protein TIFY 5-like: MDDVAGTAVARGRRGGGGDESDGSSGGVELSLGLRTGSRGPAAAEQAGRSMMTIFYHGRVCAVDVTEIQARAIISMASHESSADQLQRGDSGSSSAGGYLRPAAANVAPAASPRAVAASVIDQVATGLSMKRSLQRFLQKRKARTAAAVAPPYADGRPAHPIRH, encoded by the exons ATGGACGACGTCGCCGGAACGGCGGTGGCGCGGGGACGGCGCGGTGGTGGAGGCGACGAGAGCGATGGGAGTAGCGGTGGTGTTGAGCTCAGTCTCGGGCTGAGGACCGGGAGTCGTGGTCCGGCGGCGGCAGAGCAGGCGGGGAGGAGCATGATGACCATATTCTACCACGGCCGGGTCTGCGCCGTCGACGTCACCGAGATCCAG GCGAGGGCGATCATATCCATGGCGAGCCACGAGAGCTCAGCTGACCAACTGCAGCGCGGAgacagcggcagcagcagcgccgGCGGCTACCTGAGGCCGGCGGCGGCTAACGTGGCGCCGGCAGCTTCTCCCCGGGCTGTGGCGGCGTCGGTGATCGACCAAGTTGCCACGGGGCTGTCCATGAAGCGGTCGCTGCAGCGGTTCCTGCAGAAGCGGAAGGCGaggaccgccgccgccgtggcgccACCCTATGCCGACGGCCGCCCGGCTCATCCGATCAGACACTAA
- the LOC133892612 gene encoding glycolate oxidase 5, whose translation MGEITNVMEYQAIAKQKLPKMIYDYYASGAEDEWTLQENREAFSRILFRPRILIDVSKIDMTTTVLGFKISMPIMIAPSAMQKMAHPDGEYATARAASAAGTIMTLSSWATSSVEEVASTGPGIRFFQLYVYKDKKVVEQLVRRAERAGFKAIALTVDTPRLGRREADIKNRFVLPPYLTLKNFEGLDLGKMDQAADSGLASYVAGQIDRTLSWKDVKWLQTITTLPILVKGVITAEDTRLAVENGAAGIIVSNHGARQLDYVPATISALEEVVKAARGQLPVFLDGGVRRGTDVFKALALGAAGVFIGRPVVFSLAAAGQAGVSNVLRMMRDEFELTMALSGCTSLSDITRNHVITEADKLGVMPSRL comes from the exons ATGGGGGAGATCACCAATGTCATGGAGTACCAGGCCATCGCGAAGCAGAAGCTTCCCAAGATGATCTACGACTACTATGCTTCTGGTGCCGAGGATGAGTGGACTCTCCAGGAGAACAGGGAGGCCTTCTCTAGGATCCT GTTTCGCCCACGCATACTGATCGATGTATCCAAGATCGACATGACCACAACTGTGCTGGGATTCAAGATCTCAATGCCCATCATGATTGCTCCCTCTGCCATGCAGAAGATGGCTCACCCAGATG GAGAGTACGCAACTGCGCGCGCAGCATCAGCAGCAGGCACTATAATG ACACTGTCATCCTGGGCCACTTCAAGTGTTGAGGAGGTTGCCTCAACTGGACCAGGGATTCGCTTCTTCCAGCTATAT GTCTACAAGGACAAGAAAGTGGTGGAACAGCTTGTCAGGAGAGCTGAAAGGGCGGGATTCAAGGCGATAGCGCTCACTGTCGACACTCCGCGGCTTGGCCGTAGGGAAGCTGATATCAAGAACAG ATTTGTTCTGCCGCCGTATCTGACGCTCAAGAATTTCGAAGGTCTAGACCTCGGCAAAATGGACCAG GCTGCCGATTCAGGGCTGGCTTCCTATGTCGCCGGCCAAATCGACCGCACCCTGAGCTGGAAGGATGTGAAGTGGCTGCAGACCATCACCACGCTGCCGATCCTGGTCAAGGGAGTGATCACTGCAGAAGACA CTAGGCTGGCGGTGGAGAACGGCGCGGCGGGGATCATCGTGTCCAACCACGGCGCGCGCCAACTGGACTACGTGCCGGCGACCATCAGCGCGCTGGAGGAGGTCGTCAAGGCGGCCCGCGGGCAGCTCCCTGTGTTCCTGGACGGTGGCGTTCGCCGCGGCACCGACGTCTTCAAGGCGCTCGCCCTCGGCGCCGCCGGTGTCTTC ATCGGGAGGCCGGTGGTGTTCtcgctggcggcggcgggccaGGCTGGGGTGTCCAACGTGCTGCGGATGATGCGGGATGAGTTCGAGCTCACCATGGCGCTCAGCGGCTGCACCTCCCTCTCCGACATCACCCGCAACCACGTCATCACCGAGGCCGACAAGCTCGGCGTCATGCCGTCGCGCTTGTAG
- the LOC133892614 gene encoding peroxisomal membrane protein 13-like isoform X1 has translation MLVQGSPPKPWERSGAEGTSGPAPFKPPSGGSTSDVVEASGTAKPGENITATERNVSNNVNGAVSRPMPQRPWQQTGYGNTHGGYGGSNMYSSYGGVGNTYGGGGLYGNSMYSGYGGGYGGGLYGGSGMYGGAGGMYGGGMGGYGGYGMGGMGGMGGMSGMGMGPYGNPDPNSLGPPASPPGFWVSFLRVMHGVVNFFGRISFLVEQNTQASYFFMTAMLQLFDRSGMLYGELARFVLRLLGVRRKPKKGSVQGPEAPTFEGPSQQFIEAPKANNNWDNVWGN, from the exons ATGCTGGTTCAAG GTTCACCACCAAAGCCATGGGAGCGTTCTGGAGCTGAGGGCACATCGGGTCCAGCACCTTTCAAGCCCCCATCCGGGGGCAGCACTAGTGATGTCGTCGAAGCTTCTGGTACAGCTAAACCAGGAGAAAATATTACTGCAACAGAGAGGAATGTCTCTAACAATGTAAATGGCGCCGTCTCGAGGCCTATGCCACAACGGCCTTGGCAGCAGACAGGCTATGGAAATACCCATGGAG GATACGGTGGATCCAATATGTATAGTTCATATGGTGGAGTGGGCAACACTTATGGTGGTGGTGGGCTCTACGGAAATAGCATGTACTCAGGTTACGGAGGAGGTTATGGTGGTGGCCTTTACGGAGGTTCTGGGATGTATGGTGGAGCCGGAGGCATGTACGGTGGTGGGATGGGAGGATATGGTGGTTATGGAATGGGTGGAATGGGCGGAATGGGTGGTATGAGTGGTATGGGCATGGGTCCTTATGGTAATCCAGATCCAAATTCACTTGGGCCTCCTGCATCACCACCAGGTTTCTGGGTGTCCTTCCTACGAGTG ATGCATGGTGTCGTCAATTTCTTTGGGCGTATCTCTTTCCTTGTTGAACAGAACACTCAAGCATCCTATTTTTTCATGACAGCTATGTTGCAG CTCTTCGATCGGTCTGGTATGCTTTATGGCGAGCTTGCACGGTTTGTGTTGCGCCTTCTAGGAGTCCGAAGAAAGCCAAAGAAGGGCAGTGTTCAGGGACCAGAGGCCCCGACATTTGAGGGACCTAGCCAACAGTTTATTGAGGCGCCGAAAGCAAACAACAACTGGGACAACGTTTGGGGAAACTAA
- the LOC133892614 gene encoding peroxisomal membrane protein 13-like isoform X2: MSGSPPKPWERSGAEGTSGPAPFKPPSGGSTSDVVEASGTAKPGENITATERNVSNNVNGAVSRPMPQRPWQQTGYGNTHGGYGGSNMYSSYGGVGNTYGGGGLYGNSMYSGYGGGYGGGLYGGSGMYGGAGGMYGGGMGGYGGYGMGGMGGMGGMSGMGMGPYGNPDPNSLGPPASPPGFWVSFLRVMHGVVNFFGRISFLVEQNTQASYFFMTAMLQLFDRSGMLYGELARFVLRLLGVRRKPKKGSVQGPEAPTFEGPSQQFIEAPKANNNWDNVWGN; the protein is encoded by the exons ATGTCAG GTTCACCACCAAAGCCATGGGAGCGTTCTGGAGCTGAGGGCACATCGGGTCCAGCACCTTTCAAGCCCCCATCCGGGGGCAGCACTAGTGATGTCGTCGAAGCTTCTGGTACAGCTAAACCAGGAGAAAATATTACTGCAACAGAGAGGAATGTCTCTAACAATGTAAATGGCGCCGTCTCGAGGCCTATGCCACAACGGCCTTGGCAGCAGACAGGCTATGGAAATACCCATGGAG GATACGGTGGATCCAATATGTATAGTTCATATGGTGGAGTGGGCAACACTTATGGTGGTGGTGGGCTCTACGGAAATAGCATGTACTCAGGTTACGGAGGAGGTTATGGTGGTGGCCTTTACGGAGGTTCTGGGATGTATGGTGGAGCCGGAGGCATGTACGGTGGTGGGATGGGAGGATATGGTGGTTATGGAATGGGTGGAATGGGCGGAATGGGTGGTATGAGTGGTATGGGCATGGGTCCTTATGGTAATCCAGATCCAAATTCACTTGGGCCTCCTGCATCACCACCAGGTTTCTGGGTGTCCTTCCTACGAGTG ATGCATGGTGTCGTCAATTTCTTTGGGCGTATCTCTTTCCTTGTTGAACAGAACACTCAAGCATCCTATTTTTTCATGACAGCTATGTTGCAG CTCTTCGATCGGTCTGGTATGCTTTATGGCGAGCTTGCACGGTTTGTGTTGCGCCTTCTAGGAGTCCGAAGAAAGCCAAAGAAGGGCAGTGTTCAGGGACCAGAGGCCCCGACATTTGAGGGACCTAGCCAACAGTTTATTGAGGCGCCGAAAGCAAACAACAACTGGGACAACGTTTGGGGAAACTAA